The Candidatus Deferrimicrobiaceae bacterium region CCTTGCCGTCGCGCCAGCGCCAGACGAAATCGACGCCGGTCATCGTGAATCCGGGCCCGGTGAAGGTCGCCGGCCCGGGCGCCGTCAATACACGCTGCTTCAGGTCGACCTCGGCGGAAGGGACCTGCGCCGAATAGCCCCCCGGATATTCGGCGACACAGCCTTCCGGGAACACCGCGCTCTGCCCCGCGACGTCCCATGTCGCGGTCGGCGCCGTCACGCGGACCTCTCCGGCATGCTCGCGCAAGCCGAACGTCACGCCGGTCGCGGTCACGATCTTTCCGGCGAACGCGTAGGTTGCGCGGTCGGCGTCGAGCCGGTAGTGGACGCCCGAAGGCTGGACCTCGGTCATCGCCATGCCGGTCATCGCCAGCTCGGGGCCGGAAGACCCGTTGCCGTTCGCCGCATGGTTTCCGTTTCCGTTTTCGTTTCCGCCGCAGCCCGTGGCCAGCGCCGCCAGGAGCGGCAGCAGGAAGGGGAGGGCGCCGCGCCGCATCAACCCGCCTCGGGGCCGAGATAGCGCGAAGCCACCTTGTCCCACGACCCGGTCGCGCGCAGGACGAATTCGATGATCTCGCGGACCGCGCCGTGCCCGCCGGGCCGGGAGGAAACGAAGTCGGCCGCGGCGAGGACGCAATCCTCGGCGTCGGCGGGCGCCGCCGTGAATCCGACCCGGCGGAAGACCGGAAGGTCGACGATGTCGTCGCCGACGTACGAGACCGCCTCCGGCGGAATGCCCGTGTCGGCGAGCACCCGGTCGAGCGCTGCGGCCTTGTCGGTCGCGCCCTGGACGACGAGATCGATTCCCAGCTCTTTCGCCCGGATCGCCGTGACGGCCGAAGTGCGCCCGGTGATGATGCCGGCCCGGATGCCGGCGCGCCGCATCATCACGAATCCGTGGCCGTCTCGGACGTTGAACCGCTTGAGCTCGAGGCCGTTCGCGTCGTAGACGATGCCGCCATCGGTCAGCACCCCGTCGACGTCGACGAGGAAGAGACGGATTCCCGCGGCCTTTCCCTCGGCCCCGGGGCGGATCGTCGGCGCCCCCACGTCTAGAACCCCGCCTTGAGCAGGTCGTGGACGTGGACGATGCCCGCCAGTCGTTGCGGCGCCTGGGCGTCGAAGACAAAGAGCGTGGTGATCGAGAACGTCTCCATCTTTCGCAGGGCGCCGGCGGCGAGCTCGCTGGAAAGGAGCCGCTTGGGCCCGGCGGTCATCACGTCGGCCGCCTTCGCCGCGTAGACGTCGACGCCGCGCGCCATGGCGCGCCGGACGTCGCCGTCGGTGATGACGCCCGCAAGCGCGCCGTCGGGGTCGAGTACGCCCGTGACGCCCAGCCGCTTGGCGCTGATCGTGTAGAGCGCGTCCTTGAGCGGCGTGTCGAGCCGGACCAGCGGAACTTCGTCGCCCGTGTGCATGAGCTCACCGACGGTCAGGAGCCGCCGGCCGAGCGCCCCGCCGGGGTGGAGCATCGCGAAATCGTCGGCCGAAAAACCTTTTTCCTCGAAGAGCGCCACGGCGAGCGCGTCTCCCATGGCCAGCGTGGCGGTCGTCGACGCGGTGGGCGCAAGCCCCAGCGGGCAAGCCTCCTCGCGCACGCTCACGTCGAGCGCGGCGTCGGCGTGCAGCGCCAGCGTCGACCCCGGCCTTCCGGTCATCGCGATGACCGGAAGCCCCATCCGCTTGAACACCGGAAGCAACCGGACGACCTCCTCGGTCTCCCCCGAGTTGGACAGCGCGATGATCACGTCGCCGGCGCAAACCATGCCCACGTCTCCGTGGATTCCCTCGGCGGGATGGAGGAAGAAGGAGGGCGTGCCGGTGGACGCCATCGTCGCGGAGATCTTCCGCCCGATGAGCCCCGACTTGCCCATGCCCGTCACGACGACCTTCCCGGTGGCGGCCATCAGCAACTCGACCGCCTTCGCGAAATTGGCGTCGACCTTTTCTTTCAGCTCCTCGACCGCCCGCGCCTCGACCGACAGGACCCGGATCGCGCGCGCCAGAAGACGTTGTTCGTCAGCCATGAAGTTTCCCCTCAACCCGCATGATGGCCATGCGGTTCGACTGCCGCGCGGATCGCCAGCAGCGTGCGCACGAGCCCCTCGAGGTCGGCCAGCGGAAGGCTGTTGGGCCCGTCGGAGAGCGCATGATCCGGATCAGGGTGGACTTCGAGGAAGAGCCCGTCGACGCCGGCGGCGACGGCTGCCCGGGCAAGCGGCGGCACGAACCGGCGGTCTCCCGACGACGACTTGCCCGCCCCGCCCGGAAGCTGGACGCTGTGGGTCGCATCGAAGATCACCGGGCAAACCGTGTCGCGGATGGCGGGCATCCCGCGGAAGTCGACCACGAGGTTGTTGTAGCCGAAGGTGGTTCCGCGCTCGGTGACGAGCACGTTGGCGTTTCCGGTCGACGCAACCTTGTCGACGGCGTTGCCCATGTCGCCGGGCGCCATGAACTGCCCCTTCTTGATGTTGATCGGCCGCCCGGTCTTGCCGGCGGTGAGCAGCAGGTCGGTCTGGCGGCACAGGAAGGCGGGGATCTGGAGGAGGTCGACGACGCCCGCCACCCGCACGGCCTGCTCGGCGTCGTGCACGTCGGTCGTGACCGGCAGCCCGAACTCTTTCTTGACCGCGGCGAGGATGCGCAGCCCCTCGGCCTCGCCCGGCCCGCGGTAAGACTCGGCGGACGACCGGTTGGCCTTGTCGTAGGAGCCCTTGAAGACGAACGGCACGCCGGTCTTCTCGGAGAGCGTCGCCAGCGTGGCCGCGACCCGGAAGGCGAGCGGCTCGGACTCGAGCACGCACGGCCCCGCGATGAACAGCAGCGGAAAGCCGCGCCCGACGCGGAGATCGCCGATGCGGACCTGGCCGATCAAGGCGCTTCCGCCTTGCCCTCGGCCGGCTTGCGCGAGAAGGCCCAGGCCGCCCCGATGAAGTCGCGGAACAGCGGGTGCGCCGCCATGGGGCGGGACTTGAACTCGGGATGGAACTGGACGCCCAGGAACCAGGGGTGGTCGGCGATCTCGACGATCTCGACCAGCCGCCCGTCGGGCGACACGCCGGTGATCTTCAGACCCTTCGAAGCGAGCATCTCCCGGAACTCGTTGTTGAACTCGTACCGGTGGCGATGCCGCTCGGCAACCTCGGGCGTGCCGTAGGCCTTCCGCGCGAGCGACCCGTCGGCCACCTTGCAGGGATAGGCGCCCAGCCGCATCGTCGCGCCCATATCCTCGACGCCCTGCTGGTCGGGCATCAGGTCGATGACCGGGAACTCGCTCTCGGCATTGAACTCGCGGCTCGTGGCGGCGGGAAGGCCGCAGACGTTTCGCGCGAACTCGATGACGGAGACCTGCATGCCGAGGCAGATCCCGAAGAAGGGGATCCGCTTCTCGCGGGCGAATTTCACCGCGGCGATTTTCCCCTCGACGCCGCGCACGCCGAAGCCGCCCGGCACCAGGATGCCGTCGACCCCCTTGAGCAGCGCCTCGGGCCCCTGCCGCTCGACCTCCTCGGAATCGACGTAGCGGTGGAGCACCCGGACCGCGTGAGCGATGCCACCGTGCGTCAGCGCCTCGTTGAGCGACTTGTACGACTCCTTCAGGTTGACGTACTTGCCCACGATGGCGATCGTGACCTCGCCCACCGGGTTCTTCCACTTGTCGACCGCCTTGACCCACGCGTCGAGCTTGGGCTCGGCCGCCCAGATGTTGAGCAGCTCCATGGTCTTGTCGTCGAGGCCTTCCTGGTGCAGCACCAGCGGCAGCTCGTAGATGTGCTCGACGTCGGGCACGGTGATGACCGCATCCTCGGTGACGTTGCAGAAGAGGGCGATCTTCGCCTTCATGTCCTTCGGGATCGGCTGCTCGGTGCGGCACAGCAGCACGTCGGGCTGGATGCCGATAGAGCGCAGCTCCTTCACGCTGTGCTGGGTCGGCTTGGTCTTGAGCTCCCCCGCCGTCTTGATGTAGGGCACCAGCGTCAGATGGAGGTAGATCGTGTTTTCCTTGCCCCGGTCGCCGCGCACCTGGCGGATGGCCTCGAGGAAAGGCAGCGACTCGATGTCGCCCACGGTGCCGCCGACCTCGACGATGAGGAGATCGTAGCCCTGCGCCGCCGCATAGATCGTGCGCTTGATCTCGTCGGTGATGTGCGGGATGACCTGCACGGTGCCCCCGAGATAGTCGCCGCGCCGCTCTTTCGTGATGACCGAGTGGTAGATCTTGCCCGTCGTGCAATTGTTCTTCTTGCTCATGCGCGACGAGATGTAGCGTTCGTAGTGCCCCAGGTCGAGGTCGGTCTCGGCGCCGTCGTCGGTGACGAACACCTCGCCGTGCTGGAACGGGTTCATAGTGCCCGGGTCGACGTTGATGTAGGGGTCGAGCTTGAGCATCGTGATCCGGAGACCGCGCGCCTCGAGCAGCGCCCCGAGCGAGGCGGCCGCCAGTCCTTTGCCCAGCGAGGAGACAACGCCCCCCGTGACGAAGATGAATTTGGGTTTTACCGTGCGTTCCGAGCGCATAGCCGCTCCTCCACGTTTTTCAGGTCTTCGGGCGTGTCGACGCCGACCGAATCGAGGGCGACGTCGACCACGCGGATTTTATGCCCTGCCTGCAGGACGCGTAACTGTTCGAGCATCTCGGTTGCCTCGAGCGACGACGGCGGCATCGCCGCCAGAGCGAGCAGGAAGTCTTTGCGATAGCCATAGATGCCCAGGTGCTTGCGCCATTGCACCGGACGTCCCCCATCCCGGTCGTGCGGGATCGGGGCGCGCGAGAAATAGAGCGCGTCGCCGAGATCGTCGACGACGACCTTGACGACCATCGGGTCGGAAAACCGCGCCATGTCGGACATCGGCAGCGCCGCGGTCGTCATCGCCACGGCCGGGTCGGCGACCAGCGGCGCCAGCACTTCGTCTATAACCGACGGCGCCATCAGCGGCTCGTCCCCCTGCAGGTTGAGCAGGATTTCGGCGTCGAGCGTGCGGGCGACCTCGGCCACGCGGTCGGTGCCCGATGCGCAATCCGGAGACGTCATCGCAACCTCGCCGCCGAACGCGCGCACCGCATCGGCGATCCGGACATCGTCGGTGGCGACCACCACGCGCGACGCCAGCTTGGCGCGCCGGGCCGCGTCCCACACGTACCAGATCATCGGTTTGCCGGCGATCGACGCGAGCGGCTTGCCGGGGAATCGGGTCGATCCGTACCGCGACGGGATGACGACCGCCGCCCTGCGAAGGCCCGGAACCGTCAAGGGAAGATCGGGGCGCTGCGCAGCCCGTCGTTTTCGGCGTATCCGTTCATCAGGTTGAAGCACTGGACCGCGCCGCCGGAAGCGCCCTTGACCAGGTTGTCGATGGCGGAAATCGCGATGACCCGGCGTCCCTTCTCATCGACGTTGTACGCCACGTCGCAGAAGTTGCTGCCGGCGACATGCTTGGTCGACGGAAGCTGCCCCGCCTGGCACAGCCGGACGAACGGCTCCTTCGCGTAGGCCTTGCGATAGGCCGCCTCGACCGCATCGGCCTTGACGCCGGGCTTGAGCGTCGCGTAGCAGGTGGCCAGCATCCCGCGCACCATCGGCATCAGGTGCGGGACGAAGGTGACCGACAGCCTTTTCCCGGCGGCCAAGGATAGCTCCTGGTCCATCTCGGGATTGTGGCGGTGGCGCGGCAGCCCGTAGGGGCGGACGCCCCCTTCCGTTTCGGGGTAGTGGAACCCGGGCGACGGCGTGCGCCCCCCGCCGGAGACCCCGGTCTTGCAGTCGGCGATGATGCCCTTGAAGTCGATCAGCCCCTCTTTGAGAAGCGGGTACAGCGCGAGGATGACCGAGGTGGGGAAGCAGCCGGGGACCGCCGCCAGCATCGTCTTCTTCAGCGCCGCCCGGTAGATCTCGGGAAGCCCGTAGACGGCCGACTTCGCCAGCTCGGGGCTCTTGTGGGTCACGTTGTAGACGTCTTCGTAGAGGTCGATGTTGCGGAAGCGGAAATCGGCGGACAGGTCGACCACCTTGACGCCGCGCGCCAGCAGCCGCCCGGCCACGGAGGAGGAGACCGTGTGCGGCAGCGCGAGGAAGGCGACCTCGAAGTCGCCCCCGAGGAGCGTCTCCATCTTCCCGAACGCCAGGCCCTTCGGCAGCATCCCCTTGAACGTCGGGAACGCCTCGTCGAGCGGCAGGTCGGAATACTGCTCGGAGGAGAGCGCAACGATTCGCGCCCCGGAATGGGAGAGCAGGAGGCGGAGCAGCTCGAAGCCGGTGTAGCCGGTGGCGCCGAAGATGGCGGTCTTGGTCATGGGCGGCCTTTCAAACGAAGAAGGGGAAGGCAGGTGTACCGGCCTTCCCCTTCGGGATTCGATCGCAGGGGCTGATCGCGCCCTCGCGGATTAGCGCTTGGAGAACTGGAACCGTTTCCGGGCTCCGGGCTGGCCGTACTTCTTGCGCTCTTTCACGCGGGCGTCTCGGGTGAGGAGGCCGGCGCGCTTGAGCGGGGTGCGAAGCTCGGGCGACTCGATCTGCAGCGCCTTGGCGATGCCGAACATGATCGACTCGGCCTGGGCCGAGATGCCGCCGCCGGCCACGTTGACCTCGATATCGACCTGCTGCGCCTTGCCGGTGAGCACCAGCGGCTTGACCGCGGTGGAGCGGAGGGCGAGCACCGGGAAGTAATCCTCGAACGCGCGGCCGTTGACGCTGATGCGGCCGGTGCCCGGCTTGACGTAAACACGGGCGATGGCGGTCTTCCGCTTGCCCGTGGCATAGATCTTGGTCTGGATCATGATGCGCTGTCCCCTCTTCCTATTCGTTGACGGCCAGCGCCTTGGGGCACTGCGCCTTGTGCGGATGCTCGGGACCCGCGTAGACCTTGAGCTTGGTGAAGAGCCGGTCGCCCAGCCGCGTCTTGGGGAGCATGCCGCGCACCGCGAACTCGATGATGCGCTCGGGATGCTTCTCGAGAAGCTTCTCGGGGGTGGTGGCCTTGAGGCCGCCCATGTAGCCGGTGTGATGGTAGTAGACCTTGTCGGTCATCTTCTTGCCGGTCAGCTTGATCTTCTCGGCATTGACCACGATCACGAAATCACCCGTGTCGGCATGCGGCGTGTAGGTCGTCTTGTGCTTTCCGCGCAGGACAGCCGCCACCGTGGAGGCGAGCCGCCCGAGGATCGCGTCTTCCGCATCGATCACGAACCACTTGATGTCAGCGGTCTCTTTTGAAACCATCGTCGTCTTCTGGATATTCAACATGGCGATAAACCTTCCCCTCCAAAATCAAAGAAACGTATTATGCGACGTTCTGCCGAACCCGTCAAGCGGAAAAGGAACAGCCCCTACCACCCGTCCTTCGACTTCTCGAGGACCAGCGTTCCCCGGACGATCTGGGTCTCGCCCTTCGCGCAGGCCCTTTGCCCGCGGCGGGCGTCGAACTCCGCCGCCGCCCTGCGCATTGCTGCCGAATCCCGTTCCTTGTAGGCGGTGTAGAAGCGGTCGTAATTGGCCCAGTCGATCGCTCCGTTCGACGCCAACGGGGTCTGATCCTGCCCGGCAAGGTACGGGGGACGATAGATCATGACGTCGCTCGATGCGAGCAGGGTAGCCTCGTAGTCGATCGTGCAACGGGTGACTCCGCCGGACCGGTCGATCCGCCTCCCGGTCTGCTTGAGGCCCTTGAGGGAGTAGCCGTCGCCGAACGGGCCGATCTTGTCGGACAGGTAGGCATCGACGGCATTCGACAGCTTGGCCAGGTCGTTCATGAAATAGTCCGGGCTGACGTTGAGGCGGGTCTTTTCCAGCAGCACGGCGCTCGGCGCGACGCCCTTGCAATCCGCGTCCAGTCGCTGGAGCATCTCCGACACCGTCTTCCGGTCCTGGAGTGCCCCGCTCGACGCGTCAGCCGAATTGTCGAGACTGCGGCCGAGGAAACCCGCGTTGATACGGGCCAGCTCGGTCGTCTCGAAAGCGCGTTTCACGGCCGCTTCCGACGGGTAGCGATGCATCCAGACCGCCGCGGCGATCGCCAGAAGGCCGAGGAGCAGCAGGCTGCCGGCCGCCTTCCAGCCGTTCGACAGGCCGGACAGGGTCGATG contains the following coding sequences:
- the rpsI gene encoding 30S ribosomal protein S9 codes for the protein MIQTKIYATGKRKTAIARVYVKPGTGRISVNGRAFEDYFPVLALRSTAVKPLVLTGKAQQVDIEVNVAGGGISAQAESIMFGIAKALQIESPELRTPLKRAGLLTRDARVKERKKYGQPGARKRFQFSKR
- a CDS encoding KpsF/GutQ family sugar-phosphate isomerase, producing the protein MADEQRLLARAIRVLSVEARAVEELKEKVDANFAKAVELLMAATGKVVVTGMGKSGLIGRKISATMASTGTPSFFLHPAEGIHGDVGMVCAGDVIIALSNSGETEEVVRLLPVFKRMGLPVIAMTGRPGSTLALHADAALDVSVREEACPLGLAPTASTTATLAMGDALAVALFEEKGFSADDFAMLHPGGALGRRLLTVGELMHTGDEVPLVRLDTPLKDALYTISAKRLGVTGVLDPDGALAGVITDGDVRRAMARGVDVYAAKAADVMTAGPKRLLSSELAAGALRKMETFSITTLFVFDAQAPQRLAGIVHVHDLLKAGF
- the argC gene encoding N-acetyl-gamma-glutamyl-phosphate reductase; protein product: MTKTAIFGATGYTGFELLRLLLSHSGARIVALSSEQYSDLPLDEAFPTFKGMLPKGLAFGKMETLLGGDFEVAFLALPHTVSSSVAGRLLARGVKVVDLSADFRFRNIDLYEDVYNVTHKSPELAKSAVYGLPEIYRAALKKTMLAAVPGCFPTSVILALYPLLKEGLIDFKGIIADCKTGVSGGGRTPSPGFHYPETEGGVRPYGLPRHRHNPEMDQELSLAAGKRLSVTFVPHLMPMVRGMLATCYATLKPGVKADAVEAAYRKAYAKEPFVRLCQAGQLPSTKHVAGSNFCDVAYNVDEKGRRVIAISAIDNLVKGASGGAVQCFNLMNGYAENDGLRSAPIFP
- the lptC gene encoding LPS export ABC transporter periplasmic protein LptC, yielding MRRGALPFLLPLLAALATGCGGNENGNGNHAANGNGSSGPELAMTGMAMTEVQPSGVHYRLDADRATYAFAGKIVTATGVTFGLREHAGEVRVTAPTATWDVAGQSAVFPEGCVAEYPGGYSAQVPSAEVDLKQRVLTAPGPATFTGPGFTMTGVDFVWRWRDGKADLRQPKTVIVPAGMPAMKRG
- the kdsB gene encoding 3-deoxy-manno-octulosonate cytidylyltransferase, producing the protein MTVPGLRRAAVVIPSRYGSTRFPGKPLASIAGKPMIWYVWDAARRAKLASRVVVATDDVRIADAVRAFGGEVAMTSPDCASGTDRVAEVARTLDAEILLNLQGDEPLMAPSVIDEVLAPLVADPAVAMTTAALPMSDMARFSDPMVVKVVVDDLGDALYFSRAPIPHDRDGGRPVQWRKHLGIYGYRKDFLLALAAMPPSSLEATEMLEQLRVLQAGHKIRVVDVALDSVGVDTPEDLKNVEERLCARNAR
- the rplM gene encoding 50S ribosomal protein L13, with the translated sequence MLNIQKTTMVSKETADIKWFVIDAEDAILGRLASTVAAVLRGKHKTTYTPHADTGDFVIVVNAEKIKLTGKKMTDKVYYHHTGYMGGLKATTPEKLLEKHPERIIEFAVRGMLPKTRLGDRLFTKLKVYAGPEHPHKAQCPKALAVNE
- a CDS encoding HAD hydrolase family protein; this translates as MGAPTIRPGAEGKAAGIRLFLVDVDGVLTDGGIVYDANGLELKRFNVRDGHGFVMMRRAGIRAGIITGRTSAVTAIRAKELGIDLVVQGATDKAAALDRVLADTGIPPEAVSYVGDDIVDLPVFRRVGFTAAPADAEDCVLAAADFVSSRPGGHGAVREIIEFVLRATGSWDKVASRYLGPEAG
- the kdsA gene encoding 3-deoxy-8-phosphooctulonate synthase: MIGQVRIGDLRVGRGFPLLFIAGPCVLESEPLAFRVAATLATLSEKTGVPFVFKGSYDKANRSSAESYRGPGEAEGLRILAAVKKEFGLPVTTDVHDAEQAVRVAGVVDLLQIPAFLCRQTDLLLTAGKTGRPINIKKGQFMAPGDMGNAVDKVASTGNANVLVTERGTTFGYNNLVVDFRGMPAIRDTVCPVIFDATHSVQLPGGAGKSSSGDRRFVPPLARAAVAAGVDGLFLEVHPDPDHALSDGPNSLPLADLEGLVRTLLAIRAAVEPHGHHAG
- a CDS encoding CTP synthase, with product MRSERTVKPKFIFVTGGVVSSLGKGLAAASLGALLEARGLRITMLKLDPYINVDPGTMNPFQHGEVFVTDDGAETDLDLGHYERYISSRMSKKNNCTTGKIYHSVITKERRGDYLGGTVQVIPHITDEIKRTIYAAAQGYDLLIVEVGGTVGDIESLPFLEAIRQVRGDRGKENTIYLHLTLVPYIKTAGELKTKPTQHSVKELRSIGIQPDVLLCRTEQPIPKDMKAKIALFCNVTEDAVITVPDVEHIYELPLVLHQEGLDDKTMELLNIWAAEPKLDAWVKAVDKWKNPVGEVTIAIVGKYVNLKESYKSLNEALTHGGIAHAVRVLHRYVDSEEVERQGPEALLKGVDGILVPGGFGVRGVEGKIAAVKFAREKRIPFFGICLGMQVSVIEFARNVCGLPAATSREFNAESEFPVIDLMPDQQGVEDMGATMRLGAYPCKVADGSLARKAYGTPEVAERHRHRYEFNNEFREMLASKGLKITGVSPDGRLVEIVEIADHPWFLGVQFHPEFKSRPMAAHPLFRDFIGAAWAFSRKPAEGKAEAP